The genomic region ATAAAGTGCTGACCTTGCGGTTTGGCGATCTCGATTTCCGTATCACCAAGGGTTGGGTATATGTTTCCAGCGCAGAAAGCTGGTTATGTTTCATCGAGGACAGGATTATTGTCATGAAACCTGCAACAGACAAACTGATTCAGGCCATGGCTGAGGTTGAAGAAGGCCGTGAACAGCTTAAAATAGGGTTTTACGAACCGGGGGCCGCAAGGATAAGAGGCGCCGTAGCTTTATACCCTTCCGCCGATCTCATTAATGAGACCGGCTTTTACGCAGAACTCGCGGATGAAAAGGCGCCTCTGCGTTATATTGGTGAGATTCTGCTGGCCCTATACGAAGAGATTTTGAAAGATGAGAAAAATATAAAGGAGCAGGCAATCACGAACGCGGTTGAAAGATTGAGGGATTATGGCCTGTTCGCTTCTGCTGCCGGTCATGCGGACCTTGCCATGCAGGCGGCAGGAAGAATCCGCTTCCTGGAAGGCAAATATCGCCAGGATGCTCCATGGGACAGGCTTATGATAAACGCAGTGGCCCTTGAGGGGCTCTACATGGCTGCGACACAGTCCCTGGACAGCGCCTATACTCATATATTGAATCAGGGAGGGCTGGTAAAGGACGATTATAAGGCCGTTGTCAATTCTATAATCAATTACAGGGCGCGCAATTACTGGTCCGTCCTTTATTCCGACCGGAAAAGGCTTGCCTACCTGTTAAAAATGGACATTTCGAAGGTTCCCACAGTCGATGCCAGACCTGTTTCTCATCAGCCTTATCCTGATCTGAATGGAAGAATCATAGAATTTTCTATAAAAGCGCCTGACCGAATTATGCCGGAAGAGAAGAAAGAGGAGGTTTCACCCCCCAAGGCGAGGATTCTGGATTAGGGTTAATATTAATTCCATTATTCGGGGCTATTATCTGTTCAGGACTTTTTTATTAAACAGGAGAATGTAAATTATGAAAAAGATATCAAAGATATTTATGCCGGTGTTTATATTTTTATTGGTGCTTGTTTTTGTATCTGTTGCCCCATATCCCGTCATATCACAGGAACCCCCAATCTTTGCCAAAAACCATGGACCCTATTATGTGGGTGAAAGGGGGCCGGCAGGCGGATGGATTATCTATGACAAGGGGAATGATTCGGACGGCTGGAGATATATGGAGGCCGCTCCTGAAGACCAGACCCCCGACAGTTGGCGTCACAAGGGCCTTGTCAGATGGGGCTGCAAACAGGCGACCCCGGGCGCACGTTACACTGCCATTGGTACAGGCATGCTGAACACAAAGGCCATGCTGGAGAAATGCGATGAACCTAAGATTGCCGCGCGATTGTGCGCAGACTACCGCGGCGGTGATAAAGACGACTGGTTTCTGCCGTCAAAGGATGAACTGAACCTGATATATGTAAATCTGGTTCAAAATAACATCGGAGGGCTTCGGGGAGGTGAATACTGGAGTTCTTCAGAAACCACAAACGGCCGTCATGCCTGGCAGCATAACTTCTCATCAGGTCTTCAGCTCTATGCGGGAAAGCACCCAAAATATCGCGTGCGGGCTGTACGGGTCTTCAAGGATGAAAAAGCGGGTACATCTTCCCGCCCTGGGATCCGATAATGCGGCAATTGAAAACGGTAAAAATGATGGTAACAATTTTTCATTTTTTGTTGGCTGGATGATTTTTAAGGGAGAAATAAAGGGTGATGCAATTGAAATTAAGATTGATAGAGAAGATAGCCGCCATATGCATCCGATAGCGGGTTAAAAAAGAATAGTAATTACAGGATATACGTTGAAAAGCCTGCGTTATTTGTATTTACGTGAAAACAAAAGGATTTCTTATGGGGCAGGTTATGAAGCTTTCAAAGGGTAAGGTAAATCCAAAGGTGGTAAAGGAGCTGCTTGAAAAAAAGCTATAACTATCGTAATAGGGGCTTTCAGCTTTCTAAGCCCCGTTTCACCGGTCATCTTTTTCAACCATCGCAGATTTTGCAATTACAGAGGCTGCAAGAGGGGCGGTCAGGTAAATAAAGGCAACAAGCAGAATGGCTTTGACTGTGATCTGCCATGTTGCAAAGTAGAGGCCCAACCCTGAAAGTATCAGTAAAAGGCCAAACGATGTGGCCTTTGTAGCGGCATGAATCCTTGTCATCAGGTCAGGCAGCCTCAGTAAACCAATGGCAGCAACCAGTATAAAAAATGTGCCGGCAATAATCATTATTGCTGCTGTTATCTCCACCATTTCAGTCCACCTTTGTTAAATATTTAGATATGGCGACAGTGCCCAGAAAAGCAATCATGAATATGATTACAGCCACATCGAAAAATATCGGGTTATCAGCTATCATTGAATAAACAAGGATAATCCCTGCCGAGATCGAGGTAATAAGCTCAAGCGCCACAACCCTGTCATAGAGGTGCGGCCCTTTTGCAAGCCTGATAATGGTGAGAAAAAAGGCGACCATCAGGACTGCAAGCGCAATGTACAATATAAAATCAAAAAAAGATGCGGTCATTGGAAAAGCCTCTTTATTTTTATCTGGAACTCATCTATCTCCTGAATCACTTTCAATTTATCACTGGCATACATTGAATGCACCAGTATCTCCTTGCGGTCAGGGGTTACATCAACCGCCAGGCTGCCAGGGGTCATGGAAATCAGGTTGGCAAGCAGCAGTATCTGATAATCCCTGCTCAGCATCAACCTGACATTTATATAATCAGGATGAATCAGTAGCCCGGGTGTAAGCAGATCTTTTGCAATAAATAGATTGGCCTCAACCAGTTTTTTCAGGAAAAACAGTGCAAGGCCTATCAATTGAAATGGTTTTTTAATTAGTTTCATAACCAAAGCCCTTTAGTACGGCGTTAATATACCCCGATGAATCCATTAGCTGGTTTCCCGCTTCCATAAAGAACTCAAAAAAATAACCGATCCCCAGACCTAATGCAATAGTCCCTGCGCCGAGCAAGATCGAGGGTATCAGCTCACCTCTCTTAAGTCTTCCGGTCACCTGCCCGGGCAGATGATTATCAGGGGCCTTTTTAAAAAATGCCTCGTTCCAGATTTTTATCATTGAAAAAAGGGTGAGCATGCCTGTAATAATGGCAACCCCTGAGATAAACCACTTTTCAGCCTCAAAGCCTGCCTTTATCAGAAAAAATTTACCGAAAAAACCGGGGAGCGGAGGCACTCCGGCAAGGGCAAATGCAGGTATGATGAATAAAATTCCCAACAGGGGATATGCCTTGTATATGCCCCCGATACCTTTCAGATTGAATGACCCTGTTAACCTGTGAATATGGCCTGAAACCAGAAAGGCATTGGTTTTAGCCAGCATGTTGTGCATAGTGAAATAGATTGCCCCTGCCAGTGCAAAGGGGGTGAAGAGGCCAAGCCCGAATATTATATATCCGATCTGGCTTATAATATGGAAAGAGAGGATCTTTCTGATTTCATAATTGGAGGCGGCTGCCATACCCCCTGTAACCATGGTAAGGCCGGCTATTACCAGAAAAAATGTGTGCCAGAAGGCAGGGTTCTGGACAAGAAACAGTGTGAAAACACGTATCATTGCATAAACGCCCACCTTGGTAAGCAGGGCTGCAAAAAAAGCGGTGATGGCAACCGGCGGGGTGTGGTATGAGGATGGAAGCCAGAAAAAGAAAGGGAAGAGGGCTGCCTTGGTCCCAAAGGCTATGAAAAAGAGCATTGTTGATGTATCCATCAGGAATGCCTGGCTGTCGTTCTGGAGAATAGCAGCCAGGTGTGCCATATTCAGGGTGCCGGTCTTTCCGTACAAAAGGCCTGTCCCTGCAAGGAAAAAGAGCGATGCCACCAGGTTCATGGTAAGATATTTGATCCCCCCTTTAAGTTGTTTGGCCTTGCTCCCAAGGGTGATCAATACAAAGGAAGACATCAGCATCACTTCAAACCAGACATACAGGTTAAAGATGTCGCCTGTAATAAATGCGCCATTTACCCCCATCAACAGGGTATGAAAAAATAAAAAATAGCGGTATGAAATCAATTGATCGTTAATATAATATGTGGAATAGATGGAGAGGGCTAATGAGATAAAGGCTGAGGTCAGCAGCATCAATGCGCTGAACATATCCACCACAAGGCTGATTCCAAATGGCGCCTCCCAGTTGCCTGCCTGCAGCACCTGAATATTGCTGCCTGCAACTG from Desulfatiglans sp. harbors:
- a CDS encoding DUF1566 domain-containing protein; this encodes MKKISKIFMPVFIFLLVLVFVSVAPYPVISQEPPIFAKNHGPYYVGERGPAGGWIIYDKGNDSDGWRYMEAAPEDQTPDSWRHKGLVRWGCKQATPGARYTAIGTGMLNTKAMLEKCDEPKIAARLCADYRGGDKDDWFLPSKDELNLIYVNLVQNNIGGLRGGEYWSSSETTNGRHAWQHNFSSGLQLYAGKHPKYRVRAVRVFKDEKAGTSSRPGIR
- a CDS encoding monovalent cation/H(+) antiporter subunit G, producing the protein MVEITAAIMIIAGTFFILVAAIGLLRLPDLMTRIHAATKATSFGLLLILSGLGLYFATWQITVKAILLVAFIYLTAPLAASVIAKSAMVEKDDR
- a CDS encoding Na+/H+ antiporter subunit D, giving the protein MIALPILIPLLTSILLIFSGNTRYQKVTGVAGAMVNFIISILIIFTVAGSNIQVLQAGNWEAPFGISLVVDMFSALMLLTSAFISLALSIYSTYYINDQLISYRYFLFFHTLLMGVNGAFITGDIFNLYVWFEVMLMSSFVLITLGSKAKQLKGGIKYLTMNLVASLFFLAGTGLLYGKTGTLNMAHLAAILQNDSQAFLMDTSTMLFFIAFGTKAALFPFFFWLPSSYHTPPVAITAFFAALLTKVGVYAMIRVFTLFLVQNPAFWHTFFLVIAGLTMVTGGMAAASNYEIRKILSFHIISQIGYIIFGLGLFTPFALAGAIYFTMHNMLAKTNAFLVSGHIHRLTGSFNLKGIGGIYKAYPLLGILFIIPAFALAGVPPLPGFFGKFFLIKAGFEAEKWFISGVAIITGMLTLFSMIKIWNEAFFKKAPDNHLPGQVTGRLKRGELIPSILLGAGTIALGLGIGYFFEFFMEAGNQLMDSSGYINAVLKGFGYETN
- a CDS encoding cation:proton antiporter, producing the protein MTASFFDFILYIALAVLMVAFFLTIIRLAKGPHLYDRVVALELITSISAGIILVYSMIADNPIFFDVAVIIFMIAFLGTVAISKYLTKVD
- a CDS encoding Na+/H+ antiporter subunit E, with the protein product MKLIKKPFQLIGLALFFLKKLVEANLFIAKDLLTPGLLIHPDYINVRLMLSRDYQILLLANLISMTPGSLAVDVTPDRKEILVHSMYASDKLKVIQEIDEFQIKIKRLFQ